The Mycolicibacterium mageritense genome contains a region encoding:
- a CDS encoding Zn-dependent alcohol dehydrogenase, protein MRTRAAVTYGLNTPFDVKEVELGEPAPNEVMVHLVASGICHSDMHHVTGDQIAQLPMIFGHEGAGIVEQVGANVTHVAPGDHVVMSYLPSCGTCRWCTNGQTNLCDLGAYTVQGPQLDGTYRFRDDDGVQLGQFCLVSTFSEWTVVPAQSVVKVGTHYRLERACLVACGVTTGVGTAIYRGGVEPGDDVMVYGVGGIGMNIVQGARIAGAKRIIACDTNDWKLEQAKIFGATHTVNPNVTDPVGFVTELTWGVGADKAFEAIATPETIGQAVRSVRKGGVAAVVGLTRHDQPEIPINPSDFVLWQKTLTGSLNGGCNPRNDIPKMLKLWDSGQLNLDDLVTREYRIEQINEAYDDLLAGKNLRGVIRYEWADNGVDH, encoded by the coding sequence ATGCGTACCCGCGCCGCAGTGACATACGGACTCAACACACCGTTCGACGTCAAAGAGGTCGAGCTGGGCGAGCCCGCACCCAACGAGGTGATGGTGCACCTGGTCGCCTCCGGGATCTGCCATTCCGACATGCACCATGTCACAGGCGATCAAATCGCCCAACTGCCGATGATTTTCGGCCATGAAGGTGCCGGCATTGTCGAGCAGGTCGGCGCCAATGTCACGCACGTGGCACCGGGCGACCACGTCGTCATGTCCTACCTTCCCTCGTGTGGAACGTGCCGGTGGTGCACCAACGGTCAGACGAATCTGTGTGATCTGGGCGCGTACACCGTGCAGGGGCCGCAGCTTGATGGCACCTATCGTTTCCGCGACGACGACGGCGTACAGCTGGGCCAGTTCTGCCTCGTCTCGACGTTCAGCGAGTGGACTGTGGTCCCCGCTCAATCGGTCGTCAAGGTCGGCACGCACTACCGGCTCGAACGTGCCTGCCTCGTCGCCTGCGGTGTCACCACCGGCGTCGGAACCGCCATTTATCGCGGTGGTGTCGAACCTGGTGACGATGTCATGGTGTACGGCGTGGGCGGCATCGGCATGAACATCGTGCAGGGGGCCAGGATCGCCGGCGCCAAACGCATCATCGCCTGCGACACCAATGACTGGAAGTTGGAGCAAGCCAAGATCTTTGGTGCTACCCACACAGTCAACCCGAACGTCACCGACCCCGTTGGATTCGTCACTGAATTGACGTGGGGAGTGGGCGCGGACAAGGCCTTCGAGGCAATTGCGACGCCCGAGACCATCGGTCAGGCGGTTCGCTCGGTGCGTAAGGGTGGCGTCGCCGCCGTCGTGGGCTTGACCCGTCATGACCAACCAGAGATTCCGATCAACCCGTCGGACTTCGTGCTGTGGCAGAAGACCCTCACCGGATCACTCAACGGTGGCTGTAATCCCCGCAACGACATCCCCAAGATGCTCAAGCTCTGGGACTCGGGTCAACTGAACCTCGATGACCTCGTCACCCGCGAGTACCGCATCGAACAGATCAACGAGGCCTACGACGATCTGTTGGCCGGCAAGAACCTGCGCGGGGTGATCCGCTATGAGTGGGCCGACAACGGGGTCGATCACTGA
- a CDS encoding acyl CoA:acetate/3-ketoacid CoA transferase — MRVSQLTKPEILSARDAVDRIPDRARLLIEASGGGVIEPSGLLHALADRYRATATPSELSAYFCSGIGDRAGAGMDILAIPGLIRSAVAGHWAMTPTLSKMAHDGEIEGYNLPQGVLAQLLRESAAKRPGLVTKVGLGTFCDPRQGGGKLNAATTADLVELLELRGEEYLFYPSPAFDVAFIRGTTADEHGNLTLEHETAKLGVLAAATAARNSGGIVIAQVKRLAAPHTLNPKSVVVPGHLVDIVVVQEDQWQTAITQYNPAFSGEVYVPFGQSPMMPLSERKVVARRALDEIEPASVVNLGVGMADGVATTALEEGRLSDITLTVEQGLVGGVPERGVIFGVSWNPEAVIEHASQFDFYDGGGLDVACLGFAEVDKDGNVNSSLVDGRIFGAGGFINISQAARKVVFCGTLTAGGLRIDLSEGRPRVVAEGRHCKFIDRVRQITFNAQLARERGQEVIYVTERAVFVLGEDGPVLVEVAPGWTADQIVALMDFRPKLADEIKVMSPGLFVQHRDCVDSAAKKEN, encoded by the coding sequence CTGCTGCATGCGCTCGCCGACAGGTACCGAGCAACCGCCACACCATCGGAACTGTCGGCCTACTTCTGCAGCGGCATCGGAGATCGAGCCGGCGCCGGCATGGACATCCTTGCCATCCCGGGCCTCATCCGCAGCGCAGTCGCCGGGCACTGGGCGATGACGCCCACCTTGTCGAAGATGGCGCACGACGGCGAGATCGAAGGCTACAACCTGCCCCAAGGGGTGCTCGCCCAGCTCCTTCGGGAAAGCGCGGCTAAACGGCCAGGGCTTGTCACCAAAGTTGGTCTCGGCACGTTCTGCGACCCGCGCCAGGGTGGCGGCAAACTCAACGCCGCTACCACGGCCGACCTGGTCGAACTCCTGGAGTTACGTGGGGAGGAGTACCTCTTCTATCCCAGCCCCGCATTCGATGTCGCGTTCATCCGCGGCACTACCGCCGACGAACACGGCAACCTCACGCTCGAACACGAGACCGCCAAACTCGGTGTCCTGGCGGCCGCGACGGCCGCGCGCAACAGCGGTGGAATCGTGATTGCACAAGTCAAGCGCCTCGCGGCCCCGCACACCCTCAACCCGAAGAGCGTGGTGGTTCCGGGGCACCTGGTCGACATCGTCGTCGTCCAGGAAGACCAGTGGCAAACCGCGATCACCCAATACAATCCGGCCTTCTCCGGAGAGGTGTACGTGCCGTTCGGGCAGTCGCCCATGATGCCTCTGAGCGAACGAAAAGTGGTGGCCCGCCGCGCACTCGATGAAATCGAACCTGCCTCGGTGGTCAATCTCGGCGTCGGAATGGCCGACGGTGTGGCCACCACGGCCTTGGAGGAAGGCCGCCTGTCTGACATCACCCTGACGGTCGAGCAGGGCTTGGTGGGTGGCGTGCCCGAGCGAGGTGTCATCTTCGGGGTCTCGTGGAACCCCGAAGCGGTCATCGAACATGCCTCGCAGTTCGATTTCTACGACGGCGGCGGCCTCGACGTCGCGTGCCTCGGGTTCGCCGAAGTCGACAAGGACGGGAACGTTAACTCGTCCCTGGTTGACGGTCGCATCTTCGGTGCCGGTGGGTTCATCAACATCAGCCAGGCCGCCCGAAAAGTGGTGTTCTGTGGAACGCTGACCGCCGGTGGACTGCGGATCGACCTGTCCGAGGGACGCCCCCGAGTTGTCGCGGAGGGCCGGCACTGCAAGTTCATCGACCGGGTCCGCCAGATCACTTTCAATGCCCAATTGGCCCGGGAACGCGGGCAGGAAGTCATCTACGTAACCGAGCGCGCCGTGTTCGTGCTGGGTGAAGACGGCCCGGTGCTGGTGGAGGTCGCCCCGGGATGGACTGCCGACCAAATAGTGGCGCTGATGGACTTCCGGCCCAAGCTCGCCGACGAAATCAAGGTGATGTCGCCGGGTCTGTTTGTCCAACATCGAGATTGCGTCGATTCCGCCGCGAAGAAGGAGAACTAA